One part of the Streptomyces lydicus genome encodes these proteins:
- a CDS encoding NHLP bacteriocin export ABC transporter permease/ATPase subunit produces the protein MSSSPSSPSPVPAAGPGGTDAVTQALGGLGTPVQCAGLRSVALEGPHVLWLVTGGALDLFAVDAAAEGHWHFLGRLEAGTLLLGPVDGPQHTLLGRPSQDCGLRRIPLRELPRHDYGAYGEYGEYGDTGSYPLYSTQAEQPSALEHAFALGTARSLGVLFEAPLDGRPGDEAVADDDVLWMPVPPGSVQYGASYSAEAAADLLVDPELWQRMVNQQYRLLSAVDGWIEHLERAHEDRAAAGIKAGEAVRERADQALLASIGRQDRSGRGGDATNRAGDDTTFEVCRAVAEAAGITLTAPPRGGTVNERVSPVERIAVSSRIRTRAVRLTGSWWRTDAGPLVGHRAKSGAPVALLWRRGRYEAVNPASGLRIRVGKDNADEFEPRAVMFYRPLPERPMNMWRLMRFSLRGSRTDVRNLTLSGLVAVGLGALVPIATGKVLGVYVPAAERSLIVQVSLAVIVTSIVSAAFMLLQNLTVLRMEGRIESALQPAVWDRLLRLPTKFFTERSTGELASAAMGISAIRRVLSGIGPVAVQSTTIGAMNLVLLLVYSVPLALAALAMLLVIGAVFLAMGLWELRWQRRLIKLGNKLNNQAFQTLRGLPKLRVAAAESFAYAAWAREFARSRELQQKAGRIKNLTTVLNAVYLPLCSLTMFMLLAGPARGTMSAGSFLTFNTAVTMLLTSVTQITGACVAAAAAVPMFEEIKPVLDEAPEVRGASAQPGALSGGIEAKKLSFRYTDDGPLVLDDVSFQVRPGEFVAVVGPSGCGKSTLLRLLIGFDKPASGSVLYDGQDLAALDQAAVRRQCGVVLQNAQPMTGSILDCICGAEAFTQEEAWAAAEMAGLAEDIKRMPMGLHTMISGGGAISGGQRQRLMIAQALVRRPRILFFDEATSALDNETQRIVIDSTRRLSASRLVIAHRLSTVMDADRVIVMQDGRIVEQGAPAELLADPGGRLHDLVRRQMT, from the coding sequence ATGTCGTCGTCCCCCTCGTCCCCCTCACCGGTCCCCGCCGCGGGGCCCGGCGGGACCGACGCGGTGACGCAGGCCCTGGGCGGCCTCGGCACGCCCGTCCAGTGCGCCGGCCTGCGCAGCGTCGCCCTGGAGGGACCGCACGTCCTCTGGCTCGTCACCGGGGGCGCGCTCGACCTCTTCGCGGTCGACGCCGCCGCCGAGGGCCACTGGCACTTCCTCGGCCGGCTGGAAGCCGGCACCCTGCTGCTGGGCCCGGTCGACGGCCCCCAGCACACCCTGCTCGGCCGCCCCTCGCAGGACTGCGGGCTGCGCCGGATCCCGCTGCGCGAGCTGCCCCGCCACGACTACGGCGCCTACGGCGAGTACGGGGAGTACGGGGACACCGGCTCCTACCCGCTGTACTCCACCCAGGCCGAGCAGCCCTCCGCGCTGGAGCACGCCTTCGCCCTGGGCACCGCCCGCAGCCTGGGTGTGCTGTTCGAGGCGCCGCTGGACGGCCGGCCCGGTGACGAGGCGGTCGCCGACGACGACGTGCTGTGGATGCCCGTCCCGCCCGGCAGCGTGCAGTACGGCGCCTCGTACAGCGCGGAAGCGGCCGCCGATCTGCTGGTCGACCCCGAGCTGTGGCAGCGGATGGTCAACCAGCAGTACCGGCTGCTGTCCGCCGTCGACGGCTGGATCGAGCACCTGGAGCGTGCCCACGAGGACCGCGCGGCGGCCGGCATCAAGGCCGGCGAGGCGGTCCGCGAGCGTGCCGACCAGGCCCTGCTGGCCTCCATCGGCCGCCAGGACCGGTCCGGGCGGGGCGGCGACGCCACCAACCGGGCCGGCGACGACACCACCTTCGAGGTCTGCCGGGCGGTCGCCGAGGCGGCCGGGATCACGCTCACCGCACCTCCGCGGGGCGGCACCGTCAACGAGCGCGTCAGCCCCGTGGAGCGGATCGCGGTCAGCTCGCGGATCCGCACCCGCGCGGTCCGACTCACCGGCTCCTGGTGGCGGACGGACGCCGGCCCGCTGGTGGGCCACCGCGCCAAGTCCGGTGCCCCCGTAGCGCTGCTGTGGCGCCGCGGCCGCTACGAGGCCGTCAACCCCGCGTCCGGGCTGCGAATCCGCGTCGGCAAGGACAACGCCGACGAGTTCGAGCCGCGCGCGGTGATGTTCTACCGCCCGCTGCCGGAGCGGCCGATGAACATGTGGCGGCTGATGCGCTTCAGTCTGCGCGGCAGCCGGACGGACGTCCGCAACCTGACGCTCAGCGGCCTGGTGGCGGTCGGCCTCGGCGCGCTCGTCCCGATCGCGACCGGCAAGGTGCTCGGTGTGTACGTACCGGCCGCCGAGCGGAGCCTGATCGTCCAGGTGTCCCTGGCCGTCATCGTCACCAGCATCGTCTCGGCCGCCTTCATGCTGCTCCAGAACCTCACCGTGCTGCGGATGGAGGGCCGCATCGAGAGCGCGCTCCAGCCGGCCGTCTGGGACCGGCTGCTGCGGCTGCCGACGAAGTTCTTCACCGAGCGCTCCACCGGCGAGCTGGCCAGTGCCGCGATGGGCATCAGCGCGATCCGGCGGGTGCTGTCCGGCATCGGACCGGTGGCCGTGCAGTCCACCACGATCGGCGCGATGAACCTCGTCCTGCTGCTCGTCTACAGCGTGCCGCTGGCGCTCGCCGCGCTCGCCATGCTGCTGGTCATCGGCGCGGTCTTCCTCGCCATGGGGCTGTGGGAGCTGCGCTGGCAGCGACGGCTGATCAAGCTCGGCAACAAGCTCAACAACCAGGCGTTCCAGACCCTGCGCGGGCTGCCCAAGCTGCGGGTCGCCGCCGCCGAGAGCTTCGCCTACGCGGCCTGGGCGCGGGAGTTCGCGCGTTCCCGGGAACTCCAGCAGAAGGCCGGCCGGATCAAGAACCTGACCACCGTCCTCAACGCGGTCTATCTGCCGCTCTGCTCGCTCACCATGTTCATGCTGCTGGCCGGGCCGGCCCGCGGCACCATGTCCGCCGGTTCCTTCCTCACCTTCAACACCGCGGTGACCATGCTGCTGACCTCGGTCACCCAGATCACCGGCGCCTGCGTCGCGGCCGCCGCCGCGGTGCCGATGTTCGAGGAGATCAAGCCGGTGCTGGACGAGGCACCCGAGGTACGCGGCGCCAGCGCCCAGCCCGGTGCCCTCTCCGGCGGCATCGAGGCCAAGAAGCTCTCCTTCCGCTACACCGACGACGGCCCCCTCGTCCTCGACGACGTCTCCTTCCAGGTCCGGCCCGGCGAGTTCGTCGCCGTGGTGGGCCCGAGCGGCTGCGGCAAGTCCACCCTGCTGCGGCTCCTCATCGGCTTCGACAAGCCGGCGTCGGGCAGCGTCCTCTACGACGGCCAGGACCTCGCCGCGCTCGACCAGGCCGCGGTGCGCCGCCAGTGCGGCGTCGTCCTGCAGAACGCCCAGCCGATGACCGGCTCCATCCTGGACTGCATCTGCGGCGCCGAAGCCTTCACCCAGGAGGAGGCGTGGGCGGCCGCCGAGATGGCGGGCCTGGCCGAGGACATCAAGCGGATGCCGATGGGGCTGCACACCATGATCTCCGGTGGTGGGGCGATCTCCGGCGGCCAGCGGCAGCGCCTGATGATCGCTCAGGCGCTGGTCCGCCGTCCCCGGATCCTCTTCTTCGACGAGGCCACCAGCGCCCTGGACAACGAGACCCAGCGCATCGTCATCGACAGCACCCGCCGGCTCAGCGCCAGCCGGCTGGTGATCGCCCACCGGCTGTCCACGGTCATGGACGCCGACCGGGTGATCGTCATGCAGGACGGCCGGATCGTCGAACAGGGCGCACCGGCCGAGCTGCTCGCCGACCCCGGCGGCCGACTGCACGACCTGGTGCGACGCCAGATGACCTGA
- a CDS encoding cyclic nucleotide-binding domain-containing protein, with protein MATARDLFEAVPPDRRRQLTDLAREVSLPRATRLFEEGRRADRFWIIRSGQVALDQHVPGRRALVVETLGRDELLGWSWLFPPYLWHLGAQTVGPVEAVEFDAASVRALCDSDAVLGRAMYRYVAETVADRLHGTRTRLLDLYGPQGVEPDD; from the coding sequence ATGGCCACAGCGAGAGATCTCTTCGAGGCGGTGCCACCCGACCGGCGCCGGCAGCTGACCGACCTCGCCCGCGAGGTGTCGCTGCCGCGGGCCACCCGCCTCTTCGAGGAGGGCCGGCGGGCCGACCGGTTCTGGATCATCCGCAGCGGCCAGGTCGCGCTCGACCAGCACGTCCCCGGGCGGCGGGCACTGGTGGTGGAGACCCTCGGCCGCGACGAACTCCTCGGCTGGTCCTGGCTGTTCCCGCCCTACCTGTGGCACCTGGGCGCGCAGACCGTCGGCCCGGTCGAGGCGGTGGAGTTCGACGCCGCGTCCGTCCGCGCGCTGTGCGACTCCGATGCGGTGCTCGGCCGGGCCATGTACCGCTACGTGGCCGAGACGGTCGCCGACCGGCTGCACGGCACCCGCACCCGGCTGCTCGACCTCTACGGCCCGCAGGGCGTCGAGCCCGACGACTGA
- a CDS encoding ABC transporter substrate-binding protein, with protein MRPGKLCGLAVVVALAATACGGARDSGPGDDPGSGRGSGFPVRIADCQGTTTTFAAPPRKIVTSNAAALEMLLRLGAGDRVIGTGFPPGKGALPGELGERARKVPVLGKHVIPKEKLLASGADLYIDTFASMGAMGGAGDAPTPEEFRAAGIKHLYLASTACARTNGKPQRDLSAVEGDIKRLGAVTGTADRADALVAGMRAKLAAVHEAVGGLAADERPTYFFFDYDAGTKQPMAVCRKQLANAVITLAGARNVFDGCDGDFTAVSWEDVVAKDPDWIQLAVRNRGDAAADDAAYDRAAAFLKSFPATKGLTAVRKGRFLRIGSERTTIAGVRNAETVEQIAHTLHPTRFKAGR; from the coding sequence ATGCGTCCTGGGAAGTTGTGCGGTCTTGCGGTGGTGGTGGCACTGGCCGCGACCGCCTGCGGCGGCGCACGCGACAGCGGCCCCGGCGACGACCCGGGCTCCGGGCGCGGCTCCGGATTCCCGGTGCGGATCGCCGACTGCCAGGGCACCACGACCACCTTCGCGGCCCCGCCCCGCAAGATCGTCACCAGCAACGCCGCCGCCCTGGAGATGCTGCTCCGGCTCGGCGCGGGCGACCGGGTCATCGGCACCGGATTCCCGCCCGGCAAGGGCGCCCTGCCCGGGGAACTGGGCGAGCGGGCCCGCAAGGTGCCGGTGCTCGGCAAGCACGTCATCCCCAAGGAGAAACTGCTCGCCTCGGGCGCCGACCTCTACATCGACACCTTCGCGTCGATGGGCGCCATGGGCGGCGCGGGCGACGCGCCGACCCCCGAGGAGTTCCGCGCGGCCGGGATCAAGCACCTCTACCTGGCGTCCACCGCCTGCGCCCGTACGAACGGCAAGCCGCAGCGCGACCTGTCGGCCGTGGAGGGCGACATCAAGCGGCTGGGCGCGGTGACCGGGACCGCCGACCGCGCGGACGCCCTGGTGGCGGGCATGCGCGCGAAGCTCGCCGCGGTGCACGAGGCGGTCGGCGGGCTCGCGGCCGACGAGCGGCCCACGTACTTCTTCTTCGACTACGACGCCGGTACCAAGCAGCCGATGGCCGTCTGCCGCAAGCAGCTCGCCAACGCCGTGATCACCCTGGCCGGGGCGCGCAACGTCTTCGACGGCTGCGACGGGGACTTCACGGCGGTCTCCTGGGAGGACGTGGTCGCGAAGGATCCGGACTGGATCCAGCTCGCGGTACGCAACCGGGGCGACGCCGCCGCCGACGACGCCGCGTACGACCGGGCCGCGGCCTTCCTCAAGAGCTTTCCCGCCACGAAGGGGCTGACGGCCGTGCGCAAGGGCCGGTTCCTGCGGATCGGCTCGGAGCGTACGACGATCGCCGGGGTCCGCAACGCGGAGACCGTCGAGCAGATCGCGCACACCCTCCACCCGACGCGGTTCAAGGCGGGCCGCTAG
- a CDS encoding FecCD family ABC transporter permease yields MRADAPRRADPAAPSGPRTPRAGLLALGLGLALVVALTAAVCLGPTDLAPGQVWSVVLRRIGGTPPRPGTDDLIVWQLRVPRALLAALVGAGLGLVGTAAQALVRNPLADPYLLGISNGASLGAVAAIVLGAGGSSALGLPAAAFAGALGSFALVWGVARRGGGFSPLRLVLAGVGIGQFLSGFTSYLVLQAGDEQQTRSVLFWLMGSLSGATWSVLAPPALALTAGLLALMARARPMNALLMGEETAAGVGVDVTRLRRELFVVTSLLTGVLVAVSGAIGFVGLMVPHLCRLVIGGDHRRLLPLSALTGALLLVVVDLVCRTAMDTQELPVGVVTAMIGAPALLFVLDRRTAVGR; encoded by the coding sequence TTGCGGGCGGACGCCCCCCGACGCGCGGACCCGGCCGCGCCGTCCGGGCCGCGCACCCCGCGGGCCGGGCTGCTCGCCCTGGGTCTCGGACTCGCGCTGGTCGTGGCCCTCACCGCCGCGGTCTGTCTCGGCCCGACCGACCTCGCGCCCGGCCAGGTGTGGTCGGTGGTGCTGCGCCGCATCGGCGGCACACCGCCCCGGCCCGGCACCGACGACCTGATCGTGTGGCAACTGCGCGTTCCCCGGGCGCTGTTGGCGGCGCTGGTCGGTGCCGGGCTCGGCCTGGTCGGCACCGCCGCGCAGGCGCTGGTGCGCAATCCGCTGGCGGACCCGTACCTGCTGGGCATCTCCAACGGCGCCTCGCTCGGCGCGGTCGCCGCGATCGTGCTCGGCGCCGGCGGGTCGTCGGCGCTCGGACTGCCGGCCGCCGCGTTCGCCGGGGCGCTCGGCTCGTTCGCGCTGGTGTGGGGCGTCGCACGGCGCGGCGGCGGATTCTCCCCGCTGCGGTTGGTACTGGCCGGGGTGGGCATCGGGCAGTTCCTGTCCGGGTTCACCAGTTACCTGGTGCTCCAGGCCGGAGACGAACAGCAGACCCGCAGCGTGCTGTTCTGGCTGATGGGCAGCCTGAGCGGGGCCACCTGGAGCGTGCTGGCGCCGCCGGCGCTCGCCCTCACCGCCGGGCTGCTCGCCCTCATGGCGCGCGCCCGCCCCATGAACGCGCTGCTCATGGGCGAGGAGACCGCGGCCGGTGTCGGCGTCGACGTCACCCGGCTGCGCCGGGAACTGTTCGTGGTGACCAGCCTGCTGACCGGCGTCCTGGTGGCGGTGTCCGGCGCCATCGGCTTCGTCGGCCTGATGGTGCCGCACCTGTGCCGGCTGGTCATCGGCGGCGACCACCGCCGGCTGCTGCCGCTGTCCGCGCTCACCGGGGCGCTGCTGCTGGTCGTGGTGGACCTCGTGTGCCGTACGGCCATGGACACCCAGGAGCTGCCGGTCGGCGTGGTGACGGCGATGATCGGGGCGCCCGCGCTGCTGTTCGTCCTCGACCGGCGGACGGCGGTGGGCCGGTGA
- a CDS encoding ABC transporter ATP-binding protein: MNVAIEDLHVGYAGRDVVSGVRLIAAAGETAGLVGPNGSGKSTVLRTVYRHLRPTAGRVLLAGTDLRTLTPHQTARRVAALPQERGSDFELTVHEVVAMGRTPYQRAFAGADRADREAVAGALAAVGLAGHGGRRFAALSGGERQRALLARAFAQDPDVLVLDEPTNHLDVRHQVELLALLRARRRTTLISLHDLNAAASLCDRLHVLHAGRVVASGPPREVLTPRLLAEVFGVRAAVTDHPLTGEVLIAYDHREVLPAADG, translated from the coding sequence GTGAACGTCGCGATCGAGGACCTGCACGTCGGCTACGCGGGCCGGGACGTCGTCTCCGGAGTGCGGCTGATCGCCGCGGCGGGGGAGACCGCCGGGCTCGTCGGCCCCAACGGCAGCGGCAAGTCGACCGTACTGCGCACCGTCTACCGCCATCTGCGGCCCACCGCCGGGCGGGTGCTGCTCGCCGGTACCGACCTGCGCACGCTCACCCCCCACCAGACCGCCCGCCGGGTCGCCGCGCTGCCGCAGGAGCGCGGCAGCGACTTCGAGCTGACCGTGCACGAGGTGGTGGCCATGGGCCGTACGCCCTACCAGCGGGCCTTCGCGGGTGCCGACCGGGCCGACCGGGAGGCGGTGGCCGGCGCCCTGGCCGCCGTCGGCCTGGCCGGCCACGGCGGCCGCCGGTTCGCCGCACTCTCCGGCGGCGAGCGGCAACGGGCCCTGCTGGCCCGGGCGTTCGCCCAGGACCCCGACGTCCTGGTGCTGGACGAGCCCACCAACCACCTCGACGTCCGGCACCAGGTCGAGCTGCTCGCGCTGCTGCGCGCCCGGCGCCGGACGACGCTGATCTCGCTGCACGACCTGAACGCCGCGGCCTCGCTCTGCGACCGGCTGCACGTGCTGCACGCCGGCCGGGTGGTGGCTTCCGGCCCGCCGCGCGAGGTGCTCACGCCCCGGCTGCTCGCCGAGGTGTTCGGGGTGCGCGCCGCGGTGACGGACCATCCCCTCACCGGCGAGGTGCTGATCGCCTACGACCACCGGGAGGTGCTGCCCGCCGCGGACGGCTGA
- a CDS encoding L-tyrosine/L-tryptophan isonitrile synthase family protein yields MGPNGARPGPPDGHRAVCAAVLATLLPYRRALDAGPGERPDAFPAQLRQLAGPVAAGQPIVFTLPGFPCKSPNPAKVLGHLPDEGERLALRFLDALCARVTAVHPPGARVVICSDGHIFSDLIGVPDPDIDAYADALRALIRAEGLTRLDVFDLREVYGDGLSYDERRALAEARHAPSPESLRSLTRSDDPTRRLYQGITRFLFEDTAAFPGTRSALQRDCRRRAYGVMRRSAAWGGLVAAHHPGAFRLSIHPQPRGSAKFGIRLLDAPDVWTTPWHSCVLEHPDGRRELLHRADAERRGRLVLRGGRPSHFVAD; encoded by the coding sequence ATGGGCCCGAACGGGGCGCGCCCCGGCCCGCCCGACGGTCACCGGGCCGTCTGCGCCGCGGTGCTCGCCACGCTGCTGCCGTACCGGCGCGCGCTGGACGCCGGGCCCGGGGAGCGCCCGGACGCCTTTCCGGCCCAGCTCCGGCAGCTCGCCGGGCCGGTCGCGGCCGGGCAGCCGATCGTGTTCACCCTGCCGGGCTTCCCCTGCAAGTCGCCCAACCCGGCGAAGGTGCTCGGCCACCTGCCCGACGAGGGCGAGCGGCTGGCGCTGCGCTTCCTGGACGCGCTGTGCGCGCGGGTGACGGCGGTGCACCCGCCCGGTGCCCGGGTGGTGATCTGCTCGGACGGGCACATCTTCAGCGACCTCATCGGGGTGCCGGACCCCGACATCGACGCCTATGCGGACGCGCTGCGCGCCCTGATCCGCGCCGAGGGCCTGACCCGGCTGGACGTCTTCGACCTGCGCGAGGTGTACGGGGACGGGTTGTCGTACGACGAGCGGCGGGCGCTGGCCGAGGCACGGCACGCCCCGTCCCCGGAAAGCCTGCGGTCGCTGACGCGCAGCGACGATCCGACCCGTCGGCTGTATCAGGGCATCACGCGGTTCCTCTTCGAGGACACCGCCGCCTTCCCGGGGACCCGTTCGGCGCTGCAGCGCGACTGCCGGCGCCGGGCGTACGGCGTGATGCGGCGCAGCGCCGCCTGGGGCGGGCTGGTGGCCGCGCACCACCCGGGCGCTTTCCGGCTCTCCATCCATCCGCAGCCGCGGGGCTCGGCCAAGTTCGGGATACGGCTGCTCGACGCGCCCGATGTGTGGACGACGCCCTGGCACTCCTGCGTGCTCGAACACCCCGACGGGCGACGCGAGTTGCTGCACCGGGCGGACGCCGAGCGGCGCGGCCGGCTGGTGCTGCGCGGGGGCCGGCCGAGCCACTTCGTGGCGGACTGA
- a CDS encoding cytochrome P450 family protein, which produces MSALPDPVELYGTEYTRDPYPLYAELRARGPVHRVRFPSGVCAWLVTGYRAAQQTLTDPRLGKNHARGNAAWRARASIMPEPQRSQLQVHLLHQDPPRHTVLRRLITDAFAPQRVAALAPRFEERAEALADALPEHGADLVEAFAARFPFDVLAEVIGLPAEFADRFDRDWGKVVQPVGPGEPGRPAYEARLRGLQRYIADLVVHKRREPAGDLLSRLVAACDDGDIGPAELDSMVFQLLVAGQEPVTHQISTALVALLRHPERLAELAARPELLPRAVEELLRYDSAFELTTWRFFAEDADLHGTRVPAGDSVIVSLCAANRDRERFPDADSLDLGRSPNPHLAFGHGIHFCPGAALARIELRIALATLLRRLPGLRLAVPDAGLRWIPAVLARGVDRLPVSYGTDGGCPVADGPVAAC; this is translated from the coding sequence ATGTCCGCACTGCCCGATCCCGTCGAGCTGTACGGGACGGAGTACACCCGCGATCCCTATCCGCTCTACGCCGAGCTGCGGGCGCGCGGCCCGGTCCACCGGGTGCGCTTCCCCAGCGGGGTGTGCGCCTGGCTCGTCACCGGGTACCGGGCCGCGCAGCAGACGCTGACCGACCCGCGGCTGGGCAAGAACCATGCGCGGGGCAACGCCGCCTGGCGGGCCCGGGCCTCGATCATGCCGGAGCCGCAGCGCTCCCAGCTGCAGGTGCACCTGCTCCACCAGGACCCGCCCCGGCACACCGTGCTGCGCCGGCTGATCACCGACGCCTTCGCGCCGCAGCGGGTGGCGGCGCTGGCGCCGCGCTTCGAGGAGCGGGCCGAGGCGCTGGCCGACGCGCTCCCGGAGCACGGGGCCGACCTGGTCGAGGCGTTCGCCGCCCGCTTCCCGTTCGACGTGCTCGCCGAGGTCATCGGTCTGCCGGCGGAGTTCGCGGACCGCTTCGACCGGGACTGGGGCAAGGTGGTGCAACCGGTGGGGCCCGGCGAGCCCGGCCGCCCGGCGTACGAGGCACGGCTGCGGGGGCTTCAGCGGTACATCGCCGACCTGGTCGTCCACAAGCGCCGGGAGCCGGCCGGGGATCTGCTCTCCCGGTTGGTGGCCGCCTGCGACGACGGTGACATCGGGCCGGCCGAGCTGGATTCGATGGTCTTCCAGCTGCTGGTAGCGGGCCAGGAGCCGGTCACCCACCAGATCAGCACCGCGCTGGTCGCCCTGCTGCGCCACCCGGAGCGCCTCGCCGAACTGGCCGCCCGCCCGGAGCTGCTGCCCCGCGCCGTGGAGGAACTCCTGCGGTACGACAGCGCCTTCGAGCTGACGACCTGGCGGTTCTTCGCCGAGGACGCCGATCTGCACGGCACCCGGGTGCCGGCGGGCGACTCCGTGATCGTGTCGCTGTGCGCGGCCAACCGCGACCGGGAGCGCTTCCCCGACGCGGACTCCCTGGACCTCGGCCGCTCCCCCAATCCGCATCTCGCGTTCGGGCACGGCATCCACTTCTGTCCCGGTGCCGCGCTCGCCCGGATCGAGCTCCGGATCGCGCTCGCGACCCTGCTGCGGCGGCTGCCGGGCCTCCGCCTGGCCGTGCCCGACGCCGGGCTCCGGTGGATTCCGGCGGTGCTCGCCCGGGGCGTCGACCGGCTGCCGGTGTCCTACGGGACCGACGGTGGCTGCCCCGTGGCGGACGGGCCGGTCGCCGCGTGCTGA
- a CDS encoding heavy metal translocating P-type ATPase: protein MTCAACVGRVERKLGRLDGVAASVNLATGRATVSHPEAVSVSDLIGTVEAAGFTAELPAPPTEDPPRTTGEPAGTHQGDAGAERHRLLVTALLALPVLTLSMVPGWQFRNWQWLCFVLAAPVAVWGAAPFHTRALRGLRHGAATMDTLVSLGVAASFAWSTWALFLGGAGAPGMTMPFSLLPTGGDGSAHLYLEAAVGVPLFVLAGRRMEARARRGTGSALRALAELAAKDVAVRTADGERSIPADRLRAGDHFLVRPGERVATDGTVVDGSSALDLSLITGESRPVEAGPGSAVVGGAVNSGGLLEVRADAVGADTQLARITRLVEEAQTGKTHIQRLADTVAAVFVPAVLTVAVSVLGFWLGAGADPQAALTAAVAVLVVACPCALGLATPTALLAATGRGAQLGILVRGPQALERLRRIDTVVLDKTGTLTTGRMSVTALTARPDGPGPDRTLWLAAAVEQGSEHPLARAITAHARERHPHPGQLPPMAGDFRAEAGHGVRGAVDGHRVEVARPGDLTGLPAPLADAVRAAEAAGHTAVQVTVDGTPEAVLAVGDALRPDSYRAVEHLRRLGLRPVLATGDRAATARAVADHLAVTEVHAEVRPEDKAALVATLQEQGARVAVVGDGVNDAAALALADLGIAMGSGTDAAIGAADVTLVREDLQAIADAVRLARRTLGAIRANLAWAFGYNLVTVPLAAVGLLTPMLAAAAMSVSSLLVVGNSLRLCAWQPGSGPGNPGRRPNNTPPHRPRWETA from the coding sequence ATGACCTGCGCGGCCTGCGTGGGCCGGGTGGAGAGGAAGCTGGGCCGGCTGGACGGCGTGGCGGCCTCGGTGAACCTGGCCACCGGCCGGGCCACGGTCAGCCACCCCGAGGCGGTGTCCGTCAGCGACCTGATCGGCACGGTCGAGGCCGCCGGGTTCACCGCGGAACTCCCCGCACCGCCGACCGAGGACCCGCCCCGCACCACCGGGGAGCCGGCCGGCACCCACCAGGGCGACGCCGGTGCCGAGCGCCACCGGCTGCTGGTGACCGCCCTGTTGGCGCTCCCGGTCCTGACCCTGTCGATGGTGCCAGGCTGGCAGTTCCGGAACTGGCAGTGGCTGTGCTTCGTGCTCGCCGCGCCCGTCGCCGTCTGGGGCGCCGCCCCCTTCCACACCCGTGCACTGCGCGGCCTGCGGCACGGCGCCGCCACCATGGACACCCTGGTCTCGCTCGGCGTCGCCGCGTCCTTCGCCTGGTCGACGTGGGCGCTGTTCCTCGGCGGGGCCGGGGCGCCCGGTATGACGATGCCGTTCAGCCTGCTGCCCACCGGGGGCGACGGCAGCGCGCACCTCTACCTCGAAGCGGCCGTCGGCGTACCGCTGTTCGTCCTGGCCGGGCGCCGCATGGAGGCCAGGGCCCGGCGCGGCACCGGCTCCGCGCTGCGGGCGCTGGCCGAACTCGCGGCCAAGGACGTCGCCGTACGGACCGCCGACGGCGAACGGAGCATCCCGGCGGACCGGCTGCGGGCCGGGGACCACTTCCTGGTGCGGCCCGGCGAGCGCGTCGCCACCGACGGCACCGTCGTCGACGGCAGCTCCGCCCTGGACCTCTCCCTGATCACCGGCGAGAGCCGCCCGGTGGAGGCCGGGCCCGGCTCGGCGGTGGTCGGCGGCGCGGTCAACTCCGGCGGGCTGCTGGAGGTACGGGCCGACGCGGTCGGCGCCGACACCCAACTCGCCCGGATCACCCGGCTCGTGGAGGAGGCCCAGACCGGCAAGACGCACATCCAGCGGCTCGCCGACACGGTGGCGGCGGTCTTCGTCCCCGCCGTGCTGACCGTCGCGGTCTCTGTGCTCGGTTTCTGGCTCGGCGCCGGCGCCGACCCGCAGGCCGCCCTCACCGCCGCGGTCGCCGTCCTGGTCGTCGCCTGCCCGTGCGCGCTGGGGCTGGCCACCCCGACCGCGCTGCTGGCCGCCACCGGCCGCGGCGCACAGCTCGGGATCCTGGTCCGTGGCCCGCAGGCGCTGGAGCGGCTGCGCCGCATCGACACCGTCGTCCTCGACAAGACCGGCACCCTGACCACCGGCCGGATGAGCGTCACCGCGCTCACCGCCCGCCCGGACGGCCCCGGCCCCGACCGGACGCTGTGGCTGGCCGCCGCCGTCGAGCAGGGCTCCGAGCATCCGCTGGCCCGCGCGATCACCGCCCACGCCCGCGAACGCCACCCGCACCCCGGTCAACTCCCGCCGATGGCGGGCGACTTCCGTGCCGAGGCCGGTCACGGCGTACGGGGCGCGGTGGACGGCCACCGGGTGGAGGTGGCCCGCCCGGGCGACCTCACCGGTCTGCCGGCGCCGCTCGCCGACGCGGTACGGGCCGCGGAGGCCGCCGGGCACACGGCGGTCCAGGTCACCGTGGACGGCACCCCCGAGGCGGTGCTGGCCGTCGGCGACGCCCTGCGCCCCGACAGCTACCGTGCCGTCGAGCATCTGCGCAGGTTGGGCCTGCGGCCGGTCCTGGCGACCGGCGACCGCGCCGCGACCGCCCGTGCGGTGGCCGACCACCTCGCCGTCACCGAGGTGCACGCCGAGGTCCGCCCCGAGGACAAGGCCGCGCTGGTCGCCACCCTGCAGGAACAGGGCGCCCGGGTCGCCGTCGTCGGCGACGGCGTCAACGACGCGGCTGCCCTCGCGCTCGCCGACCTCGGCATCGCCATGGGCAGCGGCACCGACGCCGCGATCGGCGCGGCCGACGTCACCCTCGTACGCGAGGACCTCCAGGCCATCGCCGACGCGGTGCGCCTGGCCCGCCGCACCCTGGGCGCCATTCGCGCCAACCTCGCCTGGGCGTTCGGCTACAACCTCGTCACCGTGCCGCTCGCCGCGGTCGGGTTGCTCACCCCGATGCTGGCGGCCGCTGCCATGTCCGTCAGCTCGCTGCTCGTGGTGGGGAACAGCCTGCGCCTGTGTGCCTGGCAACCGGGCAGCGGCCCGGGGAATCCCGGCCGTCGGCCGAACAACACCCCGCCCCACCGGCCTCGTTGGGAGACCGCATGA